Proteins encoded in a region of the Acidobacteriota bacterium genome:
- a CDS encoding TonB-dependent receptor: MFLLLPATAWSQSGAGNGAIEGVVVDPERRPVPGASVSIRADDTGEIRRTLTDERGRFSALAMPVGAYTIEATLEGFAPSRRAGIIVRVGHAEVVNLQLAIAGITQSVSVDARAPLDTSGAATAARIDLKLIDGLPVRGRNFAEFVLLTPAVAQESDRSGLVIGGQRSINANLALDGADFNDPLVGNQRGGNESSFFFPQAAVREFQVVRSGAGAEVGRTSTGFVNVVTRSGANDVRGEAFYLNRNRHLTSANAFNEKLDNQQNQFGGAIGGPVVKDRAFYFGAFEQNFLRVPFVVKFQEQAPGVVVPAELKALEGEKFGTDNPTALFSRLDWRISDGHRLDLQYTFSRLAGKNSNFASPQVDAAEEANFSRRVTSHAVKVGVVTVVSPVMVNEVRMQFARDDRAENPNVNRPGIVIGGFGSIGADFDRPRFFEAHRFQVSDNLTAIRGRHELRGGLDVNITPSRQQQEGRILGRYDFTSLANYKAGIVSRYRQTLPSTNPDEQYYEATQRELALFVQDRVALSSQVTLTAGLRWEGQWNPQPPRPNPAIVETSRIPNDLGMWQPRLGLAWDVAGAGHTLVRLSAGLYNARTPANLFQRVFTDNGITTVAVDSRTDSSIYNYLVYPNGLVTLPPGVRVPPQRVFGFAADFQNPDTTALSATVERRLTEGLQVSVGVVRNRTTHLQRRVDRNLFAPTITSTGLPVFPSARPNPTIAALDVNESTARSEYDALVFTANGRSGTRVQWEMSYTFARNWDDDSNERSISRQMTLNSFDLDSEWAPSKNDVRHSFVGSAVADLPAGLTLSTVLITRSGVPYTAVIGSDQQRDGNDNNDRAIIDGRMVGRNTFRQPAFFNLDVRLAKTLRVRGLPELQLLVDLLNATRASNKNLANDGVSVYGTPEEPVATAGQMLYAPSTARFGGPRQLQLGIKVLF; encoded by the coding sequence TTGTTTCTGCTCCTCCCCGCCACTGCGTGGTCACAGTCCGGCGCCGGCAACGGCGCTATCGAAGGTGTGGTTGTTGACCCTGAGCGCAGACCCGTTCCCGGCGCGTCCGTAAGCATTCGCGCCGACGACACGGGCGAGATCCGTCGAACGCTGACCGACGAGCGCGGCCGCTTCTCGGCGCTCGCCATGCCGGTGGGCGCGTACACGATTGAGGCCACGCTGGAGGGGTTTGCGCCCAGCCGCCGTGCAGGCATCATCGTGCGGGTGGGCCATGCCGAAGTGGTCAACCTGCAGCTCGCGATCGCTGGCATCACCCAATCGGTCAGTGTGGACGCACGGGCTCCGCTGGATACGAGCGGAGCAGCGACGGCAGCGCGTATCGATCTCAAGTTGATTGACGGCTTGCCGGTGCGCGGACGGAATTTCGCCGAGTTTGTGCTGCTGACACCGGCGGTGGCCCAGGAGTCGGATCGATCCGGCCTGGTCATCGGCGGACAGCGGTCGATCAACGCCAATCTCGCCCTCGACGGGGCCGACTTCAACGACCCGCTTGTGGGAAACCAGCGCGGCGGCAATGAGTCTTCTTTTTTCTTTCCTCAGGCAGCCGTCCGGGAGTTTCAAGTTGTTCGAAGCGGCGCAGGGGCCGAGGTTGGCCGGACGAGCACCGGATTCGTCAATGTCGTCACGCGTTCCGGCGCCAACGATGTTCGGGGCGAGGCGTTCTATCTGAACCGCAACCGGCACCTGACCTCGGCCAACGCGTTCAACGAAAAGCTCGACAACCAGCAGAACCAGTTCGGCGGGGCCATTGGTGGGCCCGTGGTGAAGGATCGGGCGTTCTATTTCGGCGCGTTCGAGCAGAATTTTCTCCGCGTGCCCTTCGTGGTGAAATTCCAGGAACAAGCGCCGGGGGTTGTGGTCCCGGCCGAACTGAAGGCGCTCGAGGGCGAGAAGTTCGGCACCGACAATCCCACCGCCCTGTTCAGCAGACTGGACTGGCGCATCTCAGACGGCCACAGACTTGACCTGCAATACACCTTCAGCCGGCTCGCGGGCAAAAACTCCAACTTCGCGTCACCACAGGTCGACGCGGCCGAAGAGGCCAATTTTTCCCGGCGTGTGACCAGTCACGCGGTCAAGGTCGGTGTCGTGACCGTGGTCTCGCCCGTCATGGTCAACGAAGTCCGGATGCAGTTCGCGCGGGACGACCGCGCGGAGAATCCCAACGTCAACCGGCCAGGCATCGTCATCGGCGGGTTTGGATCCATCGGCGCCGACTTCGATCGGCCGCGTTTCTTCGAGGCGCACCGCTTCCAGGTGAGTGACAACCTCACGGCCATCAGAGGGCGCCACGAGCTTCGCGGAGGGCTCGACGTGAACATCACGCCCTCGCGCCAGCAGCAGGAAGGCCGCATCCTGGGCCGCTACGACTTCACGTCGCTGGCCAACTACAAGGCGGGCATTGTCTCGCGCTACCGGCAGACACTGCCCAGTACCAATCCCGATGAGCAGTACTACGAAGCCACGCAGCGCGAACTCGCGCTGTTCGTGCAGGACCGGGTGGCCCTGAGTTCGCAGGTGACGCTGACGGCCGGGCTTCGGTGGGAGGGGCAATGGAATCCCCAGCCCCCGCGGCCCAATCCTGCGATCGTGGAGACGTCGCGCATTCCGAACGACCTGGGCATGTGGCAACCACGGCTTGGGCTCGCATGGGACGTTGCGGGCGCTGGACACACGCTTGTGCGCCTGAGCGCAGGTCTTTATAACGCGCGGACGCCGGCGAATCTCTTCCAGCGCGTCTTCACCGACAACGGCATCACCACGGTCGCCGTCGACAGCCGCACGGATTCGTCGATTTACAACTACCTCGTGTACCCGAACGGGCTGGTCACGTTGCCGCCCGGTGTTCGAGTGCCTCCACAACGCGTCTTCGGGTTCGCCGCCGATTTTCAGAACCCTGACACCACGGCCCTCTCTGCCACAGTCGAGCGCCGACTGACGGAAGGCCTGCAGGTTTCTGTAGGTGTCGTCCGCAACCGCACCACGCATCTGCAGCGACGGGTCGACCGGAATCTTTTTGCGCCGACGATCACCAGCACCGGCCTGCCGGTGTTCCCGTCCGCGCGCCCCAATCCCACCATCGCTGCGCTGGATGTGAACGAGTCGACGGCCAGGTCCGAGTACGACGCCCTCGTGTTTACCGCAAACGGCCGGTCCGGCACCCGGGTGCAATGGGAAATGAGCTACACGTTCGCCCGGAACTGGGACGACGACTCGAACGAGCGGAGCATCAGCCGCCAGATGACGCTCAATTCGTTCGATCTGGATTCTGAGTGGGCGCCGTCGAAAAACGACGTCCGCCACAGCTTCGTAGGTAGCGCCGTCGCCGACCTGCCTGCCGGGTTGACGTTGTCAACGGTCCTCATCACACGTTCGGGCGTGCCGTACACGGCCGTCATTGGCAGCGACCAGCAGCGCGACGGCAACGACAACAACGACCGGGCGATCATCGACGGCCGGATGGTCGGTCGAAATACGTTCAGGCAGCCCGCTTTTTTCAACCTCGACGTGCGCCTGGCGAAGACCCTACGCGTGCGTGGCTTGCCGGAGCTGCAACTGCTCGTGGACCTGCTCAACGCGACACGTGCCAGCAACAAGAATCTCGCGAACGACGGTGTCAGCGTGTATGGCACCCCCGAGGAACCGGTGGCAACCGCAGGCCAGATGCTCTACGCGCCTTCGACCGCGCGCTTCGGCGGGCCGCGCCAGCTCCAGCTCGGAATCAAGGTGTTGTTCTAG
- a CDS encoding ABC transporter permease has product MEARHNDRVVRIGSLALLVLSWELIARSVSSMFVPSFLDVAAAFVQIVSTRDFWDAIWVSHQAFVLGFGCAVIVGTLLGLAMGRWRAVESLCDPYLNLLLATPISAAIPVIILAVGLGLPARTLVVFLFSLAVIVVNTRAGLKTIEHSWIEMAHGFGATELQLWRTVLIPGALPSMMAGYYLGLGRALNGMIAVELLLVAVGIGRVILDYQGMFAADKLYATVTFVALESVLLLSAVRWIERRITPWAEQVAVG; this is encoded by the coding sequence ATGGAGGCTCGGCACAACGACCGCGTCGTACGGATCGGTTCGCTCGCGCTGCTGGTGCTGAGCTGGGAACTCATCGCCCGGTCAGTTTCCAGCATGTTCGTGCCGTCGTTCCTGGATGTGGCCGCCGCGTTTGTCCAGATCGTGTCCACGCGGGATTTCTGGGACGCCATCTGGGTCAGTCACCAGGCCTTCGTGCTCGGGTTCGGTTGCGCCGTCATCGTGGGCACCCTGCTCGGGCTGGCGATGGGCCGGTGGCGCGCAGTTGAGAGCCTGTGCGATCCGTACCTGAACCTGCTCCTGGCCACACCCATCTCCGCGGCCATTCCCGTCATCATCCTCGCCGTGGGCCTGGGACTGCCCGCGCGGACGCTGGTGGTGTTTCTCTTCTCGCTGGCCGTGATCGTCGTCAATACGCGGGCCGGCCTGAAGACCATTGAGCATTCCTGGATCGAGATGGCGCACGGGTTTGGCGCCACCGAACTGCAGCTCTGGCGCACGGTGCTGATCCCCGGCGCGCTCCCTTCGATGATGGCCGGCTACTACCTGGGGCTGGGGCGGGCGCTCAACGGCATGATCGCGGTCGAGCTCCTGCTCGTGGCGGTTGGTATCGGCCGCGTCATCCTCGACTATCAGGGGATGTTCGCGGCCGACAAGCTGTACGCCACCGTCACATTCGTGGCCCTCGAGTCGGTGCTCCTGCTGAGTGCCGTGCGGTGGATCGAACGCCGCATCACGCCCTGGGCCGAGCAGGTGGCCGTGGGATGA
- a CDS encoding PIN domain-containing protein, which yields MIVVDTSVWVEAIRRPRGGTNVTLKELLDADEVALALPVRLELMAGIARKDRRAFGRALSGLPVLMPTEEIWRLIESWVAPAADKGQRFGVTDLLIAGLAHEAGALVWSLDADFDRLEELGFVRAYVVSGR from the coding sequence GTGATCGTCGTCGACACCTCTGTCTGGGTTGAAGCCATTCGGCGACCCAGGGGAGGCACCAACGTCACGCTCAAGGAACTGCTCGACGCAGACGAAGTGGCGCTCGCGCTTCCCGTTCGCCTTGAGTTGATGGCCGGCATTGCCCGAAAAGACCGCCGTGCGTTTGGGCGGGCACTCTCGGGTTTGCCTGTGCTGATGCCCACCGAAGAGATCTGGCGCCTGATCGAATCCTGGGTGGCGCCCGCGGCTGACAAAGGCCAGCGCTTTGGTGTGACCGATCTGCTCATTGCAGGCCTGGCCCACGAGGCCGGCGCACTGGTGTGGTCGCTTGATGCGGACTTCGACCGGCTGGAGGAGCTCGGATTCGTGCGAGCCTACGTGGTCAGCGGCCGTTGA
- a CDS encoding type II toxin-antitoxin system VapB family antitoxin — protein MRTTLDLPEHLIETAREALGFKSKTDTVVFALREVVRRGRTEDLKALLGNVRFEFDPLALRKRDRRRT, from the coding sequence ATGCGTACGACATTGGACTTGCCCGAACATTTGATTGAAACCGCGCGCGAGGCGCTTGGATTCAAGTCCAAGACCGACACGGTAGTGTTCGCCTTGCGAGAGGTCGTCCGCAGGGGCCGCACCGAGGACCTGAAGGCCCTTCTTGGCAACGTCAGGTTTGAGTTCGATCCCCTGGCCTTGCGCAAGCGCGACCGGCGCCGCACGTGA
- a CDS encoding ABC transporter ATP-binding protein: MITVRDVHKSFPARHGSQATMALHRVNLTIATNEFVSIVGPSGCGKTTLLKMMAGLVLPDSGAIEINGVPVTGPGHDRAFVFQHFALLPWATVADSIAFGLELRGMPRAERLAIAGDLIDSMGLKGFERHYPRQLSGGMQQRVGLARALAVNPAILLMDEPFASVDAQTRRMLQEDLLALSERTRKTIVFVTHDIDEAVRLSDRVVVMSPRPGQVLESLPVAVTRPRPDDLDLNPVALELKAYLWRKLRGMQPPPTPESPA, translated from the coding sequence ATGATCACTGTTCGCGACGTCCACAAGTCGTTCCCGGCCCGCCACGGCAGCCAGGCCACGATGGCGCTCCACCGTGTGAACCTCACGATCGCCACCAATGAGTTCGTGTCGATTGTCGGCCCCAGCGGCTGTGGAAAGACCACGCTGCTGAAGATGATGGCGGGCCTGGTGCTGCCCGACAGCGGCGCGATCGAGATCAATGGCGTACCGGTGACGGGCCCCGGCCACGACCGTGCCTTCGTGTTCCAGCATTTCGCGCTGCTGCCCTGGGCCACTGTGGCGGACAGCATCGCGTTCGGCCTGGAGTTGCGCGGCATGCCGCGGGCGGAGCGGTTGGCCATCGCAGGCGATCTGATCGACAGCATGGGCCTGAAGGGCTTCGAGCGCCACTACCCACGTCAGCTCTCGGGTGGCATGCAGCAGCGCGTCGGGCTTGCGCGCGCACTTGCCGTGAACCCGGCCATCCTGCTGATGGACGAGCCCTTCGCGTCAGTGGACGCGCAGACGCGCCGGATGCTCCAGGAAGATCTGCTCGCGCTGTCCGAGCGGACGCGCAAGACCATCGTGTTCGTCACCCACGACATCGACGAAGCGGTGAGGTTGTCTGACCGGGTGGTGGTGATGAGCCCGCGCCCCGGGCAGGTCCTGGAGTCTCTGCCAGTCGCCGTGACGCGTCCTCGTCCTGACGATCTGGATCTGAACCCGGTGGCCCTTGAGCTCAAGGCCTATCTGTGGCGAAAACTTCGAGGGATGCAGCCGCCCCCGACGCCGGAGTCGCCGGCATGA
- a CDS encoding ABC transporter substrate-binding protein, translating into MRPSAALVLALLGVVAACGGSPAPQPGESRAQTIRMELPAEPDVSDVPRLMARETLQKAGYIVEATAYRDNVIAIQGLVSGQTDIAVVSLPGALAAMQQGAGITVIMEAGGHTRCLVTAPGIKQCSDLQGKQVAVPNLVSAQTLAFRRYIATQCPRNRS; encoded by the coding sequence ATGAGGCCCTCCGCCGCCCTGGTCCTGGCACTGCTTGGCGTCGTCGCAGCGTGCGGCGGGTCGCCGGCGCCGCAGCCCGGCGAGTCGCGGGCGCAGACCATCCGGATGGAACTCCCGGCTGAGCCCGATGTCTCCGATGTGCCGCGGCTCATGGCGCGGGAGACACTGCAGAAGGCGGGTTACATCGTGGAGGCCACCGCCTATCGCGACAACGTCATCGCCATCCAGGGCCTGGTCTCCGGCCAGACGGACATCGCGGTCGTTTCCCTTCCAGGGGCGCTGGCAGCGATGCAGCAAGGGGCAGGCATCACGGTCATCATGGAGGCCGGCGGCCACACCAGGTGCCTCGTCACGGCACCCGGCATCAAACAATGCTCGGACCTGCAGGGGAAACAAGTCGCGGTGCCCAACCTGGTGTCAGCACAGACACTGGCCTTCAGGCGCTACATCGCGACGCAGTGCCCCCGGAACAGAAGTTGA
- a CDS encoding ABC transporter permease subunit has product MRFMQDGRFGWLSLPAGMVVWEIAGRVWQFEFLPPFSAAVAATWRMTWSGELPSSIAASLISLVMGYTAAVCIGVPLGILMGRHRRVDAFLGVYVTILLATPSLMFVPVLFSLFGTSRLTQVTFIFLSALVIIIVNTRSGVRSVDPGSIEMARAFGATERQVFTRILLPGAVPLIMAGARMGMGRGVRAMIKGDMLIAVVGIGALLRKYGGRFDAASVLGLLLAIIALALACTSTIRWVERRMTRWTEAT; this is encoded by the coding sequence ATGAGGTTCATGCAGGATGGGCGCTTTGGCTGGCTCTCGTTGCCGGCCGGCATGGTCGTGTGGGAGATCGCCGGACGCGTCTGGCAATTTGAGTTCCTGCCGCCGTTCAGCGCCGCCGTGGCCGCCACATGGCGGATGACATGGAGCGGCGAGCTTCCGTCGAGTATTGCGGCCAGTCTGATTTCGCTGGTGATGGGTTATACCGCCGCCGTGTGCATCGGCGTACCGCTCGGCATCCTGATGGGACGTCATCGCCGCGTCGACGCCTTCCTGGGCGTGTACGTCACGATCCTGCTGGCCACGCCCAGTCTGATGTTCGTGCCGGTACTGTTCAGCCTGTTCGGCACGAGCCGTCTGACGCAAGTCACGTTCATCTTCCTCTCGGCCCTGGTCATCATCATCGTAAACACGCGCAGCGGGGTGCGGAGCGTCGATCCTGGTTCGATCGAAATGGCCAGAGCGTTCGGCGCGACCGAGCGGCAAGTGTTCACCCGAATCCTGCTGCCAGGGGCGGTGCCGTTGATCATGGCCGGCGCGCGCATGGGCATGGGGCGCGGCGTCAGAGCCATGATCAAGGGCGACATGCTGATCGCGGTGGTCGGCATCGGCGCGCTGCTGCGGAAGTACGGCGGGCGGTTCGACGCCGCAAGCGTGCTCGGTCTGCTGCTGGCGATCATCGCTCTTGCGCTGGCCTGCACGTCGACGATCCGGTGGGTGGAGCGGCGGATGACGCGGTGGACGGAGGCCACATGA
- a CDS encoding SDR family NAD(P)-dependent oxidoreductase, whose translation MKAVVFGGTAGIGRAVAQRLAARGDAVFLLGRDESSLVRSAADLTARHPQQARVQWALCDMESPSGFSAALDAADVALGNFDAVIVTAAMFATQAELEADVELTRRLTTVNFANTVTFCEHVRKRLLTRGGGWLTVVSSVAGDRGRKPVAIYGASKAGVSTYLEALDHKFREAGLWVLCVKPGFVKTAMTANLKAPPFAGEPDGVARDIVSAMDRKRPLIYTPGIWRLVMLVIKHLPRFVMRKIGF comes from the coding sequence ATGAAGGCAGTGGTATTTGGCGGAACGGCGGGCATTGGCCGCGCGGTAGCCCAGAGACTGGCCGCACGTGGTGATGCCGTGTTCCTGCTGGGCCGCGACGAGTCGAGCCTCGTACGCAGTGCGGCGGACCTCACGGCGCGGCATCCACAGCAGGCACGCGTCCAGTGGGCGCTGTGCGACATGGAATCTCCTTCGGGATTTTCCGCTGCACTCGACGCTGCCGATGTCGCCCTCGGCAACTTCGACGCGGTCATCGTCACCGCCGCGATGTTCGCGACGCAAGCCGAACTGGAAGCCGACGTCGAACTCACGCGGCGGTTGACGACGGTGAATTTCGCCAACACGGTGACGTTCTGCGAACACGTCAGGAAACGGCTGCTCACACGCGGCGGAGGATGGCTGACCGTGGTGTCTTCGGTGGCCGGCGACCGCGGGCGCAAGCCAGTGGCGATCTATGGTGCGAGCAAGGCTGGTGTCTCCACCTATCTCGAGGCGCTTGACCACAAATTCCGTGAGGCCGGACTCTGGGTGTTGTGCGTGAAGCCCGGCTTTGTGAAGACCGCCATGACGGCGAATCTCAAGGCGCCGCCATTTGCGGGTGAGCCGGACGGCGTTGCCCGCGACATTGTCTCGGCCATGGACCGCAAGCGCCCGCTCATTTACACTCCGGGCATCTGGCGCCTGGTGATGCTCGTAATCAAGCACCTGCCACGATTTGTGATGCGCAAGATCGGGTTCTGA